The Enterobacter asburiae sequence GAAGGGACCGCGGACACGGATCGCATCGACCTGCGCGATCTGCTCTCCGGCAGCGGCTATACCGGCACGGGCTCGGCGAGCTACGTGAACGGCGTGGCCACGCTGGACAGCAGCGCGGGCAATATCAGCGATTACATCCGCGTGGTGCAAAACGGCAGCAATACCGAGATCCAGGTTGACCTGGACGGTACCGGCGGTCAGTTCTCGCCAACCACCCTGGTGACCCTGAACGGCGTGCAGACGGATCTGGCAACGCTGCTGGCGAACCATCAGCTGTTAATTGCGTAAAACAACGCCGCGGGGAGCGATCCTCGCGGCCTTTTGCGTTTCTTTACATGAATAGCCTTAACCCTATATTTCACAAGATTATTTTGCGGGCTCGTTTAAAGAGTGTTCGAATTTTAATCACCCCGTAAAGGTATCATTTCAGGGCGAAATTATCGCCCTGGACAGGACGTAGCATTATGAAGACACATCCACAGTACGAACCCTGGCTGCAGGGCATGCTCATCATCGCGAAGCACTACCGGCTGGACTTTTCCGCGGAGCATGTTCGGGTCACGATTAACCATGAAAGCCAGTCTCCGCGCCAGCTGGTGCTGGAGGAAATGGCGCGCCAGCTTGGGCTGGGGATGCGTGTGGTGGCGGCCGAGGCGGTCTCTCTCGATCCATGGCGCCTGCCGCTTCTGGCGGAATTCACTGGCGGACAAATCGCGGTCATTAACCGCATGGACAACGATGGCAACGTCAGCCTGCAGTTCAGCGGGGACGGCGGGCTGGAGACGACGCTGACGCGTGACGAACTCGGGGCACGGTTAAAGGGGCTGATGGTGTTACGCCCCCTCGAATCCACGCCGGATGCCCGCGTGGACGACTACATCAAACCGTATGAGAAAAACTGGTTCTGGCAGCTGGCGCTGAAGGACTGGCGACGCTACAGCGACATTATGCTGGTGGCGCTGGTGGCTAACGTGCTGGCGCTCTCCGGCATGGTCTTCTCCATGCAGGTCTATGACAGGGTGGTACCGTCCCAGTCGGAAGCCACGCTGTGGGTGCTGTTTGGCGGCGTGATGATTGCCATCGTGTTCGAATTCATCATGCGCATGCTGCGGGTGCATATTTCTGACGTGGTGGGGAAGCGCGCCGACCTGCGCATCTCTGAACGCGTTTTTGCCCACGCGCTGCGGATTAAAAACGGCGCGCGCTCGAAATCAACCGGATCCTTTATCGCCCAGATCCGCGAGCTGGAGTCGGTGCGCGAGCTGATCACCTCGACCACCATTGCGGCGATTTCCGATCTGCCGTTTTTCCTGCTGTTCGTCTTTATTCTGTGGATGATTGGCGGCCCGCTGGTGCTGGTGGTTCTGCTCGCCGTGCCGCTGCTGCTCATCCCCGGCCTGCTGGTGCAGCGCCCGCTGGGGAAGCTCTCCAGCGAAGGGATGCGCGAATCCGCCATCCGTAACGCCACGCTGGTGGAGGCGGTGCAGGGCATTGAAGACATCAAGCTGATGCGCGCCGAGCAGCGTTTCCAGAACCAGTGGAACAACACCAACGACGTGGCCGCCAGCGTCGGCATGAAGCAGCGCTGGCTGACGGGCCTGCTGCTCACCTGGACGCAGGAGGTGCAGTCCATCGTCTATGCGGTGGTGCTGCTGGTGGGCTGCTACCTGGTCATCAGCGGCGACATGACCACCGGCGCGCTGGTCGGGACCTCGATTCTGGCGTCGCGCACTATCGCGCCGCTGTCGCAGATCTCAGGCGTGCTGTCGCGCTGGCAGTCGGCAAAAGTGGCCCGCAAGGGGCTGGACGACCTGATGCAGCGTCCGATTGACGATCCGCAGCACGGCAAAAAAGTGCACAAAGCCCACCTGCGCGGCGACTATGCACTTGAAGACGTCGGGTTCTATTACGACGAGGAAGAGAAACTTACCGTGCTCAACATCAGCAAGCTGCAGATCCGCGCCGGGGAGCGCGTGGCGGTGCTCGGGCGTAACGGCTCCGGCAAAAGCACGCTGCTGCAGCTTCTTGCGGGCATGCAGGAGCCGCAGCAGGGGAGCATTTTGCTGGACGATATTGCTCTCAATCACCTGGACCCGGCCGACCTGCGTCGCGACATGCAGCTGCTTAGCCAGCAGGCCCGGCTTTTCTTTGGCTCCGTGCGGGACAACATCCTGATGGGGAATCCGCTCGCCACCGACGATGAAATTCATCAGGCGCTGGTCAACAGCGGCGCGCTGGAGTTTGTGCGCAAGCAGAAAATGGGGCTGAACTATATCATCAACGAAGGCGGGGCTGGCCTGTCGGGCGGCCAGCGTCAGGCGCTGCTGCTGGCGCGCGCGCTGATCACTTCCCCTAATATCCTGCTGCTGGACGAGCCTACCGCCTGGCTGGACGAAATGAGCGAGAAGCAGTTTATACAACATCTTCACAAATGGCTGGGCAAGCGCCGGACGCTGGTGGTGGCAACCCATCGCCTGCCGATTCTGGACCTGGTCGACCGCATCATCGTGCTGGAAAACGGCAAAGTGGTGATGGACGGCCCGCGCGACGCGATCCTGCATCAGCACGGTATGGCGCCGCAGAAAGCAGCGCAGCGTACTGTTACCATGAAAACGGAGGGCGTGGCATGAACGATTTCTCCCGTTTTAACAGCCGTCTGAAAGAGCCTCGCCTGCCGCGATCGTCACTGGTGGCATGGTCGCTGTTCGCCCTGCTGGCGGTGTTTATCGCCTGGGCGAGCTTGTTCCAGCTGGATGAAGTCACGACCGGCAGCGGCAAGGTGATACCGTCTTCCCACGAGCAGGTGATTCAGTCCCTGGAAGGGGGGATTATTTACAGCCTGATGGTGCGCGAAGGTGACATTGTGGAACGCGGTCAGCAGCTGGCACAGCTTGACCGGACCAAAACCGAGTCCAGCGTGCTGGAGAGCGAGTCTCGTCTGAACGCGGCGCTGGCAACGGCTGCGCGTCTGAAGGCCGAAGTCAACGACACGGAGCTCGCGTTTCCCGAGGAGCTGGACGATGACGTTGAGCTGGTTAAACAGGAAACGGCGCTTTATCAGTCCCGTCGCGAGAGCCTTGAAAAAGGGCTGGCCGGCTTACGTCAGGGCGCCGAGCTGGTCCAGCGCGAGCTGTCGCTGACCCGTCCGCTGGTCACCCAGGGGGCGGCCAGCAAGGTTGAGGTGTTACGTCTTGAGCGTCAAAAAAATGAGCTTGAGAACAAAATTACCGAGATGAAAAACCAGTATTACGTCCGCGCCCGCGAAGAGCTGGCGAAAGCCAACGCGGAGATTGAAGCCCAGCGTTCGGTGATGAAAGGGCGTGAGGACTCCCTGACCCGGCTGACCTTCAACGCGCCGGTGCGCGGGATCGTGAAGGATATTGACGTTACGACCGTGGGCGGCGTTATCCCTCCGAACGGCAAGCTGATGAGCCTGGTGCCGCTGGACGACCAGATGGTGGTTGAGGCGAAAATCTCGCCGCGTGATGTTGCGTTTATCCACCCCGGCCAGAAAGCGCTGGTGAAAATTACGGCCTATGACTACTCCATTTACGGCGGGCTGGAGGGCGAGGTGACCATGATTTCACCGGACACGTTGCAGGACGAGGTGAAACGAGATGTCTACTACTACCGCGTCTACATCCGTACCGACAGTAACCATCTGACCAATAAGCAGGGCAAAGCCTTTCCGGTCTTTCCGGGCATGATTGCTACCGTTGATATCAAAACCGGCAGCAAAACTATCCTGGATTATCTGCTGAAACCGCTGAACAAGGCAAAAGAGGCGCTGCGCGAGAGATAAGGGTTGGCGTTCGGGATACCGAACGCCATCTGCATTATACCGTTGACGTTACGATGTTTGGGTGGCGTCGCTCCTTCGGCACCACGTTAATGTAATGTGTGACGTAGGCGAAATATAATCCGGCATAGTTTTCGACCAGTTCGAAAAACGCCGGATACACCGACAGGCGACCGTCACCGCGATCTTTCAGATAGCCTGCCTCTTGCGCCGATTTGATAATTCGGTTGACGTGGATCCGGGAGACAAAGAATTCTTTCGCGAGCGTGCTGGCGGAATATTCAATAACCGCGCCATGGGCAGATTTGTTTTTTATGGCCTGCAGGTAAAGATACAGCATAATCATGCGGCCTCCGTCCTTATCTATAAATAACCCTACCTCCGGTAAAACTTTTCTGAACGTTAATCCACGAAAGAGATACTCCGCCGCGCGGCGGAAGAAATTATTTCTCAACGTGTCATTATCGAGCAGGTTTACATCAATATTAAACGTCGGGTAAAGAGTGCTGACGGGCAAAAATGCACCGGACATATAGCGCTTGAGTTCATTCAATCCTTTTTCGGTTGGGGCAATTCTTGTTTTACGCCGATCTTCCGTACAGCGCCAGGTCCTGATGCGCCCCGTGGTTCGAAGTATAGTAATGATCGCAATTACGCTGTTGGGGCTGGCTATTTTATAGCGGGAACATAACTCTTTAATCTCTGAAACAGATTCGGCCTGATTGCCAAATATAAAGCAACACATGGAGAGGATAATGTTAAACCGTGATTCCTGAAGCATTGTCTTATAGAACAAAGGTTGTTTTTTGTAGATGACGTCATTGATTGTGTAGTGCTCTAATATTGCCTCACTAAATCGCGGGTTGCTCTTTATAACATCCCTTCGATGTAGCAAGGCCCTGGATGAGATGTGATTATCCATAGCATTTTTCTCGTATTTGATGAGCCGATAGATGAAGTATCCAGCCTTCTTTTTCGGAATTTTCATTATACCTGAGAAAAAGTGGCTTGCGGTCGTTATTTTAAAAGAAACATATATTTATATCGGTGCGTGGAAAAGGGTGATTAACGCAAAGATGTTCCGGTGCGTGGCGTTGATAACAGTATCTTAACCTGGAGGTGTATTGTAAAATTATTATACACACCGCTGTTGGTTTACATATTCATAATAATAATGGCGCTTTCGTGCCCAGGAGCAGGTTATGACCCATAAAGTTTCTCTCAGGAATGTCGCGAGCAATGAGCAAAGATTTGTCATTTCAACCTGCGGTTTTACGTTTCAGGGGTATCGCCTGCTGCTCAAAAAGTACGGAATAGAGGCTGCGCATATTCATTTTGATGGAGATGAGCTATCTCAACTGGACAAGGAAAATATCCTTATTCATCAGAATGCTCACATCGTAGTGTTCCTGGGAAAAGGTACGGTAACTCTGCTGGAGAGCCTGACGCGACTGGCTTCCGTACTCAATGCACTTCCTGTTATTCGTTGTGTAACCCTGTATGGTGATATACCCGACAGCTGGCTCTATCGAACTCTGGGTAGCCTTTTAAATAACAGCTATCAATTATCACTGATTCGTATAGCCAGCGTTTCTGATGTAATAACCTGCTTCCACACCCACAATAATGGGTTTAGAGACCGCTCGCGCTTATTACGCGATTACTATCTGGATTGCTCGCCGCGTGAAAACCTTAAATGGCTGACAAGAAGAGAGGTTGATGTTTTATTAAATTTCTATCGCGGCATGTCCATAAAAGATATGTGCGACAGACTGAGGCTTTCTAATAAAACGGTTTATACCCATCGTAAAGAAGGTTTGCAGAAATTACATTATATTAAACAATGGTTGAATGAACCGCACACATTCAAAGTGGAAAAGCGGATTAAAAGCCAAAGTCAAAGAGTGGACTTCACGGATAAAGAAGCGGAGGTTTTTAATGCGCTGGTAAAAAGGGAAATATTCCCCGCTTATCAAATTATTACCGATTGTGACAAAAAAGGAGTGGGGTTTGAGATACTCATTCGCTGGAATAAAAACGGAAAAATAGTCAAGCCCGCCCGTTTTTTGAATGATATCGATAATTATGAAGTATGGCTAAAAATTACGGCATTGGTGATTCATGCCGCCGTTTCCGGGATTAATAAATATAATGGTAAGTTCTATTTTTCAGTGAATATACCGCCTCGCCTGGCGTCCGGGAATGCACTGCCAGAGATGGCCAGGAAAGCCATCGGCATGCTGCTCAACCCCCAGTGGGCGGAAAAGCTGGTCTTTGAATTCGCGGAAGATATTGATGTTACGAAAGACAAAAATATCCCTGAAACCATGCGCCATCTGCGTAATACGGGGTGCAGACTGTTTCTTGACGACTGCTTCTCAAGCCATCACGCCATGTTCCCCGTCAGGCAGGTGCATTTTGATGGGCTAAAGCTGGACCGGGACATCGTCGATCATTTTGTGGCGAACGACAACGATTATAATCTGATTAAAGCGATACAGATTTACAGCGACATGACAGGAACGGCTTGCATTGCAGAGGGCGTTGACAGTGAAGAGAAATTTGAAAAATTAGTTGAGCTGGGTGTGAAAAACTTTCAGGGATATTATCTTTCGCGCGCCGTGAAAGAGGAGGAGTTAGACCGTATGGTGAGATTGTTCAGCTAAAAAATAAAGCCCCGAAGGGCCTTGATTATTTACGTCCCAGCAACAAGCCAAGCACAATACCGACGGCACCCGCTGCGATGAGACCGGTCAGCGGATTATTTCTGACCGCTTCAGTGACGTCAGAGACGGCATCGCTGGCCTGAGCCGCATATTTTTTCGCAGCGCCTTTTACCTGGTGTTTTGGTGAATCAACAAATTCACCGAACTGCTGCTGGGCTGAACCTGCAAGCTCATCAAATTTATTTTTTGCTTTGTCTTCAGCAAACTGGGTGTTTTTATCAGTACCGAAATCAGACATTTTTGCCTCCTTTTGTTGATAGTTAAAGGATAGCCTCTCTTTGAAAAGATGAGAGGCGTAACGCTAAATTTCGGAGGGGATTGACCTGTTTTCGGATATATCTACACGAGATGAGAGCGTTATTTTTCGTTCTCATCCTGGCCGTAATACAGTTTTCCAATCCGGATAAGCGGGCGGCCCTGAGACTTGCGGTGCAGGTTGCTGTCCCGAAGGGAATACACGCAGCCGCAATATTCCTGCTGGTAAAACTGTTCCCGCTTGCTGATCTCAATCATGCGTGATGAGCCGCCCTGTTTGCGCCAGTTGTAGTCCCAGTAGACCATCCCCGGATAGCGCGCTGCCGCACGTTGGCCGCAGTCGTTTATCTGCTGCATATTTTTCCAGCGGGAAATCCCCAGCGAACTGCTGATAACGCTAAAACCATTTTCTGCCGCATAAAGCGCTGTGCGCTCGAAACGCATATCGAAGCACATGGTGCAGCGAACGCCGCGCTCGGGTTCCCACTCCATGCCTTTCGCGCGTTCAAACCAGTTATCGGTGTCGTAATCGGCATCGACAAACGGCACGCCGTGTTTTTCCGCAAAACGGATATTCTCCTCCTTGCGGATGAGGTATTCCTTTTGCGGATGGATATTGGGGTTATAGAAGAAAATGGTGTAATCAATACCCGAGGCCTGAATGGCTTCCATTACTTCACCGGAGCAGGGGGCGCAGCAGGAGTGCAGCAGAAGTTTATCAGCGCCGTTGGGCAGGGTGAGTTGCGGGCGGACGAAAGGAGTCGTACTCATGTTGCTCTACAATATGTTAATGAAATTTATGGAATTGTAGCACACGTTATTAATCTATTCAGACTGTACTGATGAGCTGAGGGATCCTCATAAATAAACGCAAGCAGCGAACAATCCCCTCGCCCCTTTGGGGAGAGGGTTAGGGTGAGGGGAACATACGGCTCAGGTGGTCATTATTCGGCAAATTTGAGCAGCGCTTCGCCGTCAAGACGGTAGCGCACCCATTCGGACTGCGGCAGCGCGCCAATGCTCAGATAAAAATCGATGGCGGGCTGGTTCCAGTCCAGCACGCTCCATTCAAGGCGGCCACACTGCCGTTTTACCGCGAGCTGCGCGATATATTTCAGCAGCGCTCTGCCCGCGCCTTTACCGCGATAGTCCGGGGAAATATAGAGGTCTTCCATATAAATACCGTTGCGTCCAAGCCAGGTCGAATAGCTGGTGAAGAACACGGCATAGCCGGCGATCCTGCCGTCAAACTCAGCGATCAACGCCTCGGTTTTACTGCCCGCACCAAAGAGGGTTTCCCGGATCTCGTCCGGCGTGGTTACGACCTCTTCGGGCGCTTTTTCATATACCGCCAGCTCATAGATCATGGCGTAAATGGCCGCGGCATCTTCGGGACGGGCCTGACGAAGGGTTATGCTCATTGTTTTTCCTGTTTTTTTGCATGGTTCGCGATTGATGGCGTTAAGCATACGGAGTATTGTCCGAAGAATTAAGTGCAATGAAATCAACAAATGATGAATATTATGCATCCGGCTCTGAGACGTCTTGATTTAAACCTGCTGCCCGTTTTTGACGCCATTTACCGCCACCGTTCCGTTCGCCTCGCAGCCGACGAGCTGGCAATGAGCACCTCGGCGCTAAGTCATGCGCTGTCGCGTCTGCGCATGACCCTTAACGATCCGCTCTTTTTTCGGGAAGGGCATCGTATGTCCCCCAGCGTGTATGCTTCTCAGCTCGCGCCTTCCATTGCTTCCGCATTGTCATTTCTTAATCAGGAGCTTACCCCGCAGCCGGAGTTTGACGCGGCCAGCAGTACCGAAAGCGTACAAATTGGGATTACGGACTTTACCGCGCTGTGCATTTTTCCCGCCCTGATGCACAAGCTGCAGCTTGCTGCCCCGGGGCTGCGTTTTGAATTGCGCTATCTGCCGCACAGCCCGGCGCTGACGGAACTGCTGGCGGGTGAAGTGGATCTGGCACTCGGTTTCAGCACGCCGGATGATATCCGCCATCCGGAACTGGAGGAGATCGGCTGGTTTGAAGATGAGTATGTGGTCATCAGCAACGCGCGCCGGACGCGGCTGACGCTGGAGGATTATCTCGCTGCCCGACACCTGGTGGTGACGCCGTGGAATGAGAAGCAGGGCGTTCTGGATTTAAGGCTTGAGCAGCTGGGTTATACGCGGCACATTGCGATCAAAACGCCGTCGATGCTGAGCGCACCGTTTATCGTTGCGGAAAGCGACCTGCTGATGGCGATCCCTCGTTTTGCCGCTGAGAAGCTGACGACGGCAGCGGACCTGAGGATTTTTCCTTTACCGTTTTCGATACACACGTTTGAAGTGAAAATATACTCGCATAAACGCAGCGGCCAGCGGGGCGCGACCCGATGGCTTAAGGAGGAGCTGCAAACGCTGGCGCAGGCTGGCAGGGGACTGTAGGCCGGGCAAGCGCTGTGCCGCCCGGCAGAAATGGCGGTCAATAAGGGATAGTCACTTTAACGGCAGGTAGATATCCGTTTGCAGCGCATGTTCTGGCACCTCGTGAATAAAATTGAGGTAATGGAAAAACACCGGGGCATCGCGCAGCGTTTCGCCGCTGGCCGGTAGCCAGTCGCGAAACATTGCCCACACCGTGGCGGAAATGGTATCCAGCGAACCGGTGTGACGGCCAACAGCGTAACGTCCGCCGTCAATTTCACCACTGGAAACGCCAAATTCATTCTCTGGTATCGGTTCCGAGATACTGCCGCAGATATCGAAACGAAAGGCGTCTGCGGGTGTGGTTGCCGGGTCATCCCAGGCAATGCCAAACGTGCTGCTTTCGTGTACTGGCGATAGGCCCGTGCTTTTACGCCAGGCAATAAATTTCGCCGCGCTGTCATTAACCCGATCCGGGCTGCCACGGTGCTGCAGCATTGCCACCTGGGTCTGTGGGAAATCGACAATCTTAACTTCCATCGTTTTTTGCTCCTGAAAGGTCATTTTCGGTACGCGCTGGTGCCAGTTCAGCCAGTCCGGCTGCTGCCGAAACTGACGCGGGCTTTTTCCAAACGCGTTTCTGAAGGCGCGACTGAACGATTCAGGGCTCTGGAACCCGGCATCGAGCGCAATATCAATCACCTTATCCTGAGGATTAAACGCCAGTCGCCAGGAAGCATGACGCAGACGCAGCCACTGGATATAGCGATACAGAGGCTGACCGCTAAATGCCAGAAACTGTCGGTGAAAATGATAAGGCGAACAGCAGGCTAACGCGCTGAGCTTCTCCAGCGTAAGCGGTTCATCGAGATGGTTGGCGATATAGTCGCACACCATCGTGAAGCGCTCGCGGTAGGCCGTTTTGATTGCATCGTTCATTGCATCCTCCTGATGACCCACTTTGCCTCACCGAATGGACATAATCCTGACCGATCTTGCTGACTAGTTTCATCGTTGACAAAGTTTTTTCCTGTGAGGGCCATATTGTTCTGGCTTTAACCCGCGTCATTACGCAGGTGCGGGGAAGGAATCTGGGACACGAATGCCAGGTTGATCCCCTGGCATTACAATATTTTCGGCGCTATCAACGCTGAATGGACTGAGGGATGAAGTTAAATTTGTCCTCCGAAAAAGGTGGACTATTTGTCAGCGATCAGCCCTAACAACTTACAGTGCTCGTCAATTGCTTCCCATATCATGTCCTGCTCATCACCGTCCCATTCTTCAGCCATCGCAAGCTCTGAGCGGAACTGTTTGAGCCTGATATGGATAGCGGCTATCTCATTGCGACCACATTGCTTTGCCATTTTTATCAATAAGGATTCGGGCGTTTTTTCGTAGGGGGACAGCCCAGCGCGCGCTTTAATGTAGAGTGTTGTTAGTTTGTCCATAGAAGCTTAGGTCGTGAAGGTTCTATCAATCCAGTAACGGTTTGCGACTTTCTTTCGCCGGCTCTGGCTTGAGTTTTTCAACGGGAATACTGCACATGCTTTCAGCTATTATCCCAAAAAGAGAGCCTTTCGGGAAACTTTCCCATTGCCCCACATCCTGTGACACATGTATGACATCGCCTTCCGCGAACGGTTTGGAAAAATAGGTTCGCGCCATAATGGCACGCTCGTTTTTGTCGCAATTAATCACGTCGATTGCCCGGGAACTCGCTACGTAGACGGGAGGATTTTTTATGATGAGTTCCTGCTCGGCGTAGTTATTGATGAAATAAAAGCGGCGCAAGTGGTCGTTACCCTGATAAGTTGAAATCACCCGAAGATCGATATATGAAGTGACTTTTTGATCTTCAAGAATTTTTATGACGCCAGCCGGTGGCTTGGGCGTAGACTGCAGCAGGGGTTTACCTATCCCGGTACAACCTGTCAGCATAAGTAATACCAGCCATGTTAGCTTTTTCATTTCGCACCCCCTGCGGATAAATCAGGTCGTAATGTCGTCAGCATGTCAGGCGTTACATTCCCCTGAACGGTACAGAGCAATAATGTCCCGTCTTTACCTTTGCTGAGCATTAACAGCTTTTCGGTACTTTCTTTTGCCGGAGCAATACCTGACACCGCCTGCGCGTTGTCTTCCCAGTCACTGTTTGGGTTGATTTTAATCATCGTCTGAGAAACATAATCGTCTCCCGCCTTTTTCCAGGATAAACGATCGAGTTTGGACATTACTTCTTCCGGTGACTCTTTGAAAATTAGTCCCCAGTAATAGTACTTACCGTAATTGATTTCATCGAGATTGCTGGTTTGTATATAATATCCCGATACCGTCAGATTTAATTCATGCAGTGGTTGGGTAAACCAGACGTTGCGATTGCCGTCTTCAGGGGCTTTGAACCAGGCCTGCGAATGCTTGTTAAGCGTTAAGGGGGCTAAGCGGCTGAGTTTGGCTCGCTGATGATAAATCTCGCTGAAAAAGGTTGAGTCGCAACGGGTCAAACTTTGTGTCAACGTGCTGGCGTGAACTGCGGGTGAGGCTGCAGCCATACCCGCTATGAGCCCAATGGAGGAGATGAGTTTACGCATGTAATTTCCCTATAATAAAAAAGACCCTGTTTTTATCGGCTCATCAGGATGAGACTTTACGTTTTTTCTTTTACTACATTATCAAGCGTATTGAATGCCTAACCTACAGTCAGTTAATCCTGCTCATCGAGCGTCTAGCGATGGGTTATTGCCTTCGTTTAAAAACCTGCGAAGTTTTAGTATCCATGAAAGAAGTAGCGAATCTTCAGGCCGATAAACTTCAATACAGGCCAGACATAATGCTGAATTAAATATAAGACAGGTGGCACAACTAATGTCGCACCAGTTGCGCAGATTGCGTATGCCGCCGAATCCTTTGCAATTAATTCATAGTTTAGGTTAAGTGTTTCAAGATTAATTGCATTGGCTGTACTCGAACCTACAAATCCAGAACTAAAAACTACCAGGAACACATAAAGTGATGCTGTTATGAGTTTTAAAATTAGCCAAAAAAATTTCACGATGACCACCTGCTGATTGATGTCACCATTTAACACAAAAACGTCCTGCTTAGCTAGTTTATGGTTTGCGTTTTTCTGAATAGTATTCAGATCTTGACACATCCTCATTTTCCCTGACTGTCGCCGGGTATTTAATTCAGGCAGCAGAAAATCATTTTCAGATACCTCTTCGCTTTTTATCTAATATCACGAATAGGGCAGGGAGAATAAGAGTTGCGTACCGAAACTTTTAACATGTTAAGAAACCGGCTAATAACCATATAAAACTTAATGTTTACATAAAGTTGCTTTAAAAGATACAATACCCCCCTATAGTATCAGGAGGGCGTATGCCGCATTCACCCGAAGATAAAAAACGTATTCTTACTCGCGTTCGTCGCATTCGGGGCCAGGTTGATGCCCTTGAACGCGCGCTGGAGTCGGGCGACCCCTGTCTGGCCATCCTGCAGCAAATTGCCGCCGTGCGCGGCGCTGCCAATGGTCTGATGGGCGAAATGGTTGAAATTCATCTCAAAGACGAGCTGGTGACGGGAGACACAACGCCGGATCAGCGAGCCGTACGCATGGCGGAAGTCGGCCATTTGCTGCGCTCTTATCTAAAATAAACTCACACACTTCACAATAAGGGACGTCACTATGAAATCTCGCGCTGCTGTCGCATTTGGCCCCGGCCAGCCGCTGAAAATCGTCGAAATCGACGTAGCACCGCCGAAAAAAGGCGAAGTGCTGATCAAAATCACCCATACCGGCGTGTGCCATACCGATGCGTTTACCCTCTCCGGTGACGATCCGGAAGGCGTCTTCCCGGCGGTGCTGGGTCATGAAGGCGGCGGGATTGTGGTGGAAGTGGGCGAGGGCGTGACCAGCCTGAAGCCTGGCGATCACGTTATCCCGCTGTATACCGCGGAATGCGGCGAGTGTAAGTTTTGTAAATCCGGCAAAACTAACCTCTGCCAGGCCGTTCGCGCCACCCAGGGGAAAGGGCTGATGCCGGACGGCACCACCCGTTTCTCCTACAACGGTGAGCCAATCTATCACTACATGGGTACCAGTACCTTCAGCGAATACACCGTTTGCGCGGAGATCTCCCTGGCGAAGGTGAACCCTCAGGCGCCGCTGGATAAAGTCTGCCTGCTGGGCTGCGGCGTAACCACTGGCATTGGCGCGGTGCATAACACGGCAAAAGTCAAAGAGGGCGACACCGTGGCGGTTTTTGGTCTTGGCGGCATTGGTCTGGCGGTGATTCAGGGCGCAGTCCAGGCGAAGGCCGGTCGTATCATCGCGGTCGATACCAACCCGGAAAAATTCAAGCTGGCGGGCGAAATGGGCGCGACCGATTTTGTGAACCCGAAAGATCACGAGAAACCGATTCAGGAGGTCATCGTAGAGATGACCGACGGCGGCGTGGACTTCAGCTTCGAGTGTATCGGCAACGTGAACGTGAT is a genomic window containing:
- a CDS encoding type I secretion system permease/ATPase; the encoded protein is MKTHPQYEPWLQGMLIIAKHYRLDFSAEHVRVTINHESQSPRQLVLEEMARQLGLGMRVVAAEAVSLDPWRLPLLAEFTGGQIAVINRMDNDGNVSLQFSGDGGLETTLTRDELGARLKGLMVLRPLESTPDARVDDYIKPYEKNWFWQLALKDWRRYSDIMLVALVANVLALSGMVFSMQVYDRVVPSQSEATLWVLFGGVMIAIVFEFIMRMLRVHISDVVGKRADLRISERVFAHALRIKNGARSKSTGSFIAQIRELESVRELITSTTIAAISDLPFFLLFVFILWMIGGPLVLVVLLAVPLLLIPGLLVQRPLGKLSSEGMRESAIRNATLVEAVQGIEDIKLMRAEQRFQNQWNNTNDVAASVGMKQRWLTGLLLTWTQEVQSIVYAVVLLVGCYLVISGDMTTGALVGTSILASRTIAPLSQISGVLSRWQSAKVARKGLDDLMQRPIDDPQHGKKVHKAHLRGDYALEDVGFYYDEEEKLTVLNISKLQIRAGERVAVLGRNGSGKSTLLQLLAGMQEPQQGSILLDDIALNHLDPADLRRDMQLLSQQARLFFGSVRDNILMGNPLATDDEIHQALVNSGALEFVRKQKMGLNYIINEGGAGLSGGQRQALLLARALITSPNILLLDEPTAWLDEMSEKQFIQHLHKWLGKRRTLVVATHRLPILDLVDRIIVLENGKVVMDGPRDAILHQHGMAPQKAAQRTVTMKTEGVA
- a CDS encoding HlyD family type I secretion periplasmic adaptor subunit; this translates as MNDFSRFNSRLKEPRLPRSSLVAWSLFALLAVFIAWASLFQLDEVTTGSGKVIPSSHEQVIQSLEGGIIYSLMVREGDIVERGQQLAQLDRTKTESSVLESESRLNAALATAARLKAEVNDTELAFPEELDDDVELVKQETALYQSRRESLEKGLAGLRQGAELVQRELSLTRPLVTQGAASKVEVLRLERQKNELENKITEMKNQYYVRAREELAKANAEIEAQRSVMKGREDSLTRLTFNAPVRGIVKDIDVTTVGGVIPPNGKLMSLVPLDDQMVVEAKISPRDVAFIHPGQKALVKITAYDYSIYGGLEGEVTMISPDTLQDEVKRDVYYYRVYIRTDSNHLTNKQGKAFPVFPGMIATVDIKTGSKTILDYLLKPLNKAKEALRER
- a CDS encoding MarR family transcriptional regulator; the protein is MDNHISSRALLHRRDVIKSNPRFSEAILEHYTINDVIYKKQPLFYKTMLQESRFNIILSMCCFIFGNQAESVSEIKELCSRYKIASPNSVIAIITILRTTGRIRTWRCTEDRRKTRIAPTEKGLNELKRYMSGAFLPVSTLYPTFNIDVNLLDNDTLRNNFFRRAAEYLFRGLTFRKVLPEVGLFIDKDGGRMIMLYLYLQAIKNKSAHGAVIEYSASTLAKEFFVSRIHVNRIIKSAQEAGYLKDRGDGRLSVYPAFFELVENYAGLYFAYVTHYINVVPKERRHPNIVTSTV
- a CDS encoding EAL domain-containing protein, whose product is MTHKVSLRNVASNEQRFVISTCGFTFQGYRLLLKKYGIEAAHIHFDGDELSQLDKENILIHQNAHIVVFLGKGTVTLLESLTRLASVLNALPVIRCVTLYGDIPDSWLYRTLGSLLNNSYQLSLIRIASVSDVITCFHTHNNGFRDRSRLLRDYYLDCSPRENLKWLTRREVDVLLNFYRGMSIKDMCDRLRLSNKTVYTHRKEGLQKLHYIKQWLNEPHTFKVEKRIKSQSQRVDFTDKEAEVFNALVKREIFPAYQIITDCDKKGVGFEILIRWNKNGKIVKPARFLNDIDNYEVWLKITALVIHAAVSGINKYNGKFYFSVNIPPRLASGNALPEMARKAIGMLLNPQWAEKLVFEFAEDIDVTKDKNIPETMRHLRNTGCRLFLDDCFSSHHAMFPVRQVHFDGLKLDRDIVDHFVANDNDYNLIKAIQIYSDMTGTACIAEGVDSEEKFEKLVELGVKNFQGYYLSRAVKEEELDRMVRLFS
- a CDS encoding DUF883 family protein — encoded protein: MSDFGTDKNTQFAEDKAKNKFDELAGSAQQQFGEFVDSPKHQVKGAAKKYAAQASDAVSDVTEAVRNNPLTGLIAAGAVGIVLGLLLGRK